The Salvelinus sp. IW2-2015 linkage group LG31, ASM291031v2, whole genome shotgun sequence genome window below encodes:
- the LOC111955479 gene encoding zinc finger protein 135-like isoform X1, which produces MPHSIKNAFHLLYTTQMHFNVSSRMFNPEEFGPMYDTALQTLMWEFLSRLEKLLPTPTFQQTASWLRPAPSMLKECAQSVTQPQPLKTLLQHHTCHGHLFANAHSSCADDRILSSLSHKFPPSERATXAPRKERDTLIEQDNAEKELGMSLXTVNKAVEMTDRRNEEWGEKNYEERLQHQLAYNVLQVEIVDGEDVSSTSLTTADNVGQTWTPKETEALISVWSKKQILQEMERSYRKKHVYSDISKQIKDLGVKRTWKQCQTKIKDMKFSYRQTLRNPSSSGRVSCPFFSELNTFLAATADATDIQLPESKETVKVSDPEVMFSDQGDGPSVDVKLENLHEEMASRKETHKTLTGMKTEARKGDEAVHSPQSDSRVKIGRISHRCEQMVEDKSDLDLQPVVMLTQLDETLLMTGGDPRPVSHTTGQSSKRSKRAKICSFCGKSFVEAKDLTTHMRTHTEQSPHQCTQCGEGFEHPDDLQKHWQNDCEEMMKQEVNEHRHGKDRISGESSNASTDPKTCHLCHETFEFQYVLKNCLIVFHKGKSLYKCPLCMKGFGFLSDLKKDQINKRGCPTSEAVKKRKELGSNENVVGLNSTPNKCPDVFKCSFCEEIFSRCMDLKSHYSRTHQFTGPFPCPSCQTTFVSLTELRLHQRNESTPYQCSMCQRSFLSLDKLTVHERIHTGEKPYLCAECGKGFRDAKTLEEHSKIHIEGELHTCSHCGKSFKRKELLKQHMLNHKDAAFICPDCGKKFFRLVWLRRHMLIHTGERPFLCDLCGKGFKSTVELRLHTRTHTGERPFKCPECGRSFKQKCHLQIHRRTHTGERPYPCTVCDKRFYVSKDRKRHMLIHTGEKPFKCQVCGMAFNRKGHLRVHQQTKRCSYRHTSPLHSTSL; this is translated from the exons ATGCCTCACTCAATTAAGAATGCATTTCATCTGTTGTACACCACTCAGATGCACTTTAATGTGTCTTCTAGGATGTTTAATCCAGAGGAATTTGGCCCCATGTATGACACGGCACTGCAGACTCTGATGTGGGAGTTCCTCTCCAGGCTGGAGAAACTGCTCCCAACACCAACATTTCAACAG ACTGCATCCTGGCTCAGACCTGCCCCCTCTATGCTGAAGGAGTGTGCACAGTCTGTGACTCAACCTCAGCCTTTGAAGACTCTCCTCCAGCACCACACATGCCATGGCCATTTGTTCGCTAATG CTCATTCATCTTGTGCCGATGATCGCATCCTCTCTTCACTGTCTCACAAGTTTCCACCCTCAGAGAGAGCCACATGRGCACCCAGAAAAGAAAGGGACACTTTGATAGAGCAAGATAATGCAGAGAAGGAGCTGGGGATGAGTTTGYACACGGTTAACAAGGCAGTGGAAATGACGGATAGAAGGAACGAAGAATGGGGAGAGAAGAACTATGAGGAGAGACTGCAACATCAGTTGGCTTATAATGTTTTACAGGTCGAGATTGTAGATGGAGAAGACGTGTCCTCGACGTCATTGACAACAGCCGACAATGTCGGACAGACCTGGACCCCAAAGGAAACGGAAGCGCTGATCTCTGTATGGTCAAAGAAACAGATTCTTCAGGAGATGGAACGAAGttacagaaaaaaacatgtgTACAGCGACATTTCAAAGCAGATAAAGGACCTTGGCGTCAAAAGGACTTGGAAGCAGTGTCAAACAAAGATAAAGGACATGAAGTTCAGCTACAGACAAACACTGAGGAACCCAAGCAGTAGTGGCCGAGTCAGCTGTCCGTTCTTTTCTGAACTGAACACATTTCTCGCCGCCACAGCTGATGCAACTGATATCCAGTTGCCCGAGTCGAAGGAAACCGTCAAGGTTTCAGATCCAGAAGTCATGTTCTCAGATCAGGGTGACGGGCCTTCTGTGGATGTCAAGTTAGAGAATCTACACGAGGAAATGGCTTCCAGAAAAGAGACACACAAGACGCTCACCGGAATGAAAACAGAAGCGAGGAAAGGGGATGAGGCTGTTCACAGCCCTCAAAGTGACAGCAGGGTGAAAATCGGAAGAATATCCCACCGTTGCGAACAGATGGTTGAAGACAAGTCAGATTTGGACCTTCAGCCCGTAGTGATGTTGACGCAACTTGATGAAACCCTTCTGATGacag GTGGTGATCCTCGTCCTGTTTCCCATACCACAGGGCAGTCTTCTAAAAGAAGCAAACGTGCCAAAATATGCTCCttttgtgggaagagttttgttgaAGCAAAAGATTTGACGACACACATGAGAACTCACACTGAGCAGAGCCCTCACCAGTGCACCCAGTGTGGGGAAGGCTTTGAACATCCGGACGACTTACAAAAACATTGGCAGAATGATTGTGAGGAGATGATGAAACAGGAGGTCAATGAACACCGGCATGGAAAGGACAGGATCTCTGGAGAGTCCAGTAATGCAAGTACTGATCCAAAAACATGCCATCTATGCCATGAGACTTTTGAATTTCAGTATGTGTTGAAAAATTGCCTTATTGTATTTCACAAAGGCAAAAGCCTTTATAAGTGTCCTCTGTGTATGAAGGGTTTTGGGTTCCTCAGTGATTTGAAGAAAGACCAGATTAACAAAAGAGGTTGTCCTACAAGTGAAGCCGTCAAAAAAAGGAAGGAGTTGGGGTCAAATGAAAATGTTGTCGGACTGAACTCGACCCCCAACAAGTGCCCTGACGTCTTCAAGTGCTCCTTTTGTGAAGAGATCTTTTCTCGGTGCATGGACCTGAAGAGCCACTACAGTCGTACTCATCAATTTACGGGACCGTTCCCCTGCCCTTCTTGTCAGACGACTTTTGTTTCGTTAACTGAGCTGCGCTTACATCAGAGAAATGAGTCCACTCCTTACCAATGCTCTATGTGCCAGCGATCATTCTTATCACTCGATAAGCTGACTGTTCATGAGAGAATTCATACAGGGGAGAAACCGTACCTCTGTGCTGAGTGTGGAAAAGGTTTCCGGGATGCAAAAACCCTGGAAGAACACTCTAAGATTCATATTGAGGGAGAACTCCACACCTGCTCCCATTGTGGGAAAAGTTTCAAGCGAAAAGAGCTATTGAAACAGCACATGTTAAATCACAAAGATGCCGCTTTCATCTGCCCAGACTGTGGGAAGAAGTTTTTTCGGTTGGTATGGTTAAGAAGGCATATGTTAATCCACACTGGCGAGAGACCGTTCCTCTGTGATCTCTGCGGGAAGGGTTTCAAATCTACAGTTGAATTGAGGTTGCACACCCGGACACACACTGGAGAACGGCCGTTCAAGTGTCCAGAATGTGGAAGAAGTTTTAAGCAGAAGTGTCATCTGCAGATACATCGGCGGACACACACAGGGGAGCGGCCGTATCCGTGCACCGTGTGCGATAAACGCTTTTATGTCAGCAAAGATAGAAAACGACATATGCTCATCCATACTGGAGAGAAGCCGTTCAAATGTCAAGTATGTGGCATGGCTTTCAACCGTAAAGGGCATTTGAGGGTACACCAACAAACCAAGAGGTGTTCCTATAGGCACACAAGTCCCCTGCATAGCACATCATTATAA
- the LOC111955479 gene encoding zinc finger protein 878-like isoform X2: MPHSIKNAFHLLYTTQMHFNVSSRMFNPEEFGPMYDTALQTLMWEFLSRLEKLLPTPTFQQTASWLRPAPSMLKECAQSVTQPQPLKTLLQHHTCHGHLFANAHSSCADDRILSSLSHKFPPSERATXAPRKERDTLIEQDNAEKELGMSLXTVNKAVEMTDRRNEEWGEKNYEERLQHQLAYNVLQVEIVDGEDVSSTSLTTADNVGQTWTPKETEALISVWSKKQILQEMERSYRKKHVYSDISKQIKDLGVKRTWKQCQTKIKDMKFSYRQTLRNPSSSGRVSCPFFSELNTFLAATADATDIQLPESKETVKVSDPEVMFSDQGDGPSVDVKLENLHEEMASRKETHKTLTGMKTEARKGDEAVHSPQSDSRVKIGRISHRCEQMVEDKSDLDLQPVVMLTQLDETLLMTGQSSKRSKRAKICSFCGKSFVEAKDLTTHMRTHTEQSPHQCTQCGEGFEHPDDLQKHWQNDCEEMMKQEVNEHRHGKDRISGESSNASTDPKTCHLCHETFEFQYVLKNCLIVFHKGKSLYKCPLCMKGFGFLSDLKKDQINKRGCPTSEAVKKRKELGSNENVVGLNSTPNKCPDVFKCSFCEEIFSRCMDLKSHYSRTHQFTGPFPCPSCQTTFVSLTELRLHQRNESTPYQCSMCQRSFLSLDKLTVHERIHTGEKPYLCAECGKGFRDAKTLEEHSKIHIEGELHTCSHCGKSFKRKELLKQHMLNHKDAAFICPDCGKKFFRLVWLRRHMLIHTGERPFLCDLCGKGFKSTVELRLHTRTHTGERPFKCPECGRSFKQKCHLQIHRRTHTGERPYPCTVCDKRFYVSKDRKRHMLIHTGEKPFKCQVCGMAFNRKGHLRVHQQTKRCSYRHTSPLHSTSL, from the exons ATGCCTCACTCAATTAAGAATGCATTTCATCTGTTGTACACCACTCAGATGCACTTTAATGTGTCTTCTAGGATGTTTAATCCAGAGGAATTTGGCCCCATGTATGACACGGCACTGCAGACTCTGATGTGGGAGTTCCTCTCCAGGCTGGAGAAACTGCTCCCAACACCAACATTTCAACAG ACTGCATCCTGGCTCAGACCTGCCCCCTCTATGCTGAAGGAGTGTGCACAGTCTGTGACTCAACCTCAGCCTTTGAAGACTCTCCTCCAGCACCACACATGCCATGGCCATTTGTTCGCTAATG CTCATTCATCTTGTGCCGATGATCGCATCCTCTCTTCACTGTCTCACAAGTTTCCACCCTCAGAGAGAGCCACATGRGCACCCAGAAAAGAAAGGGACACTTTGATAGAGCAAGATAATGCAGAGAAGGAGCTGGGGATGAGTTTGYACACGGTTAACAAGGCAGTGGAAATGACGGATAGAAGGAACGAAGAATGGGGAGAGAAGAACTATGAGGAGAGACTGCAACATCAGTTGGCTTATAATGTTTTACAGGTCGAGATTGTAGATGGAGAAGACGTGTCCTCGACGTCATTGACAACAGCCGACAATGTCGGACAGACCTGGACCCCAAAGGAAACGGAAGCGCTGATCTCTGTATGGTCAAAGAAACAGATTCTTCAGGAGATGGAACGAAGttacagaaaaaaacatgtgTACAGCGACATTTCAAAGCAGATAAAGGACCTTGGCGTCAAAAGGACTTGGAAGCAGTGTCAAACAAAGATAAAGGACATGAAGTTCAGCTACAGACAAACACTGAGGAACCCAAGCAGTAGTGGCCGAGTCAGCTGTCCGTTCTTTTCTGAACTGAACACATTTCTCGCCGCCACAGCTGATGCAACTGATATCCAGTTGCCCGAGTCGAAGGAAACCGTCAAGGTTTCAGATCCAGAAGTCATGTTCTCAGATCAGGGTGACGGGCCTTCTGTGGATGTCAAGTTAGAGAATCTACACGAGGAAATGGCTTCCAGAAAAGAGACACACAAGACGCTCACCGGAATGAAAACAGAAGCGAGGAAAGGGGATGAGGCTGTTCACAGCCCTCAAAGTGACAGCAGGGTGAAAATCGGAAGAATATCCCACCGTTGCGAACAGATGGTTGAAGACAAGTCAGATTTGGACCTTCAGCCCGTAGTGATGTTGACGCAACTTGATGAAACCCTTCTGATGacag GGCAGTCTTCTAAAAGAAGCAAACGTGCCAAAATATGCTCCttttgtgggaagagttttgttgaAGCAAAAGATTTGACGACACACATGAGAACTCACACTGAGCAGAGCCCTCACCAGTGCACCCAGTGTGGGGAAGGCTTTGAACATCCGGACGACTTACAAAAACATTGGCAGAATGATTGTGAGGAGATGATGAAACAGGAGGTCAATGAACACCGGCATGGAAAGGACAGGATCTCTGGAGAGTCCAGTAATGCAAGTACTGATCCAAAAACATGCCATCTATGCCATGAGACTTTTGAATTTCAGTATGTGTTGAAAAATTGCCTTATTGTATTTCACAAAGGCAAAAGCCTTTATAAGTGTCCTCTGTGTATGAAGGGTTTTGGGTTCCTCAGTGATTTGAAGAAAGACCAGATTAACAAAAGAGGTTGTCCTACAAGTGAAGCCGTCAAAAAAAGGAAGGAGTTGGGGTCAAATGAAAATGTTGTCGGACTGAACTCGACCCCCAACAAGTGCCCTGACGTCTTCAAGTGCTCCTTTTGTGAAGAGATCTTTTCTCGGTGCATGGACCTGAAGAGCCACTACAGTCGTACTCATCAATTTACGGGACCGTTCCCCTGCCCTTCTTGTCAGACGACTTTTGTTTCGTTAACTGAGCTGCGCTTACATCAGAGAAATGAGTCCACTCCTTACCAATGCTCTATGTGCCAGCGATCATTCTTATCACTCGATAAGCTGACTGTTCATGAGAGAATTCATACAGGGGAGAAACCGTACCTCTGTGCTGAGTGTGGAAAAGGTTTCCGGGATGCAAAAACCCTGGAAGAACACTCTAAGATTCATATTGAGGGAGAACTCCACACCTGCTCCCATTGTGGGAAAAGTTTCAAGCGAAAAGAGCTATTGAAACAGCACATGTTAAATCACAAAGATGCCGCTTTCATCTGCCCAGACTGTGGGAAGAAGTTTTTTCGGTTGGTATGGTTAAGAAGGCATATGTTAATCCACACTGGCGAGAGACCGTTCCTCTGTGATCTCTGCGGGAAGGGTTTCAAATCTACAGTTGAATTGAGGTTGCACACCCGGACACACACTGGAGAACGGCCGTTCAAGTGTCCAGAATGTGGAAGAAGTTTTAAGCAGAAGTGTCATCTGCAGATACATCGGCGGACACACACAGGGGAGCGGCCGTATCCGTGCACCGTGTGCGATAAACGCTTTTATGTCAGCAAAGATAGAAAACGACATATGCTCATCCATACTGGAGAGAAGCCGTTCAAATGTCAAGTATGTGGCATGGCTTTCAACCGTAAAGGGCATTTGAGGGTACACCAACAAACCAAGAGGTGTTCCTATAGGCACACAAGTCCCCTGCATAGCACATCATTATAA